The following coding sequences lie in one Fusarium poae strain DAOMC 252244 chromosome 1, whole genome shotgun sequence genomic window:
- a CDS encoding hypothetical protein (BUSCO:29384at5125), whose product MAFDDDDNPHALAQPAGGANGAATEDADEDAPDYKLFLSMFDKHGVSSKAIRKGEKDFESHGTRAQDGLLEASRQVMDNVLGYTRIHREDAWVRGWCFPDWWAEMDQAGEKEGLWLHDRVVMIEHERGTWQKDIGRAIPGKIERLGTGRLWLLPEEAIYLVERGTMDLWWPNRQLEDILPNADGKIKTGMGPDDYDVGLPLSLEAAYSLFIGNEGERGKLTLPQYQVYSHLKRAGFYVLRAPPYEAHTPTPQSKTLWQWMFSFFGSETQITKRNPSGPLVQPGLYRAYRPIYDQLALLPRHKPLPSPPVVHPAEDPYRVFFHVWKSGGPPFSKKNPPPPNFRIAVVDAGDTCVPTLEEIEALLESTPHDPPNESWEGPGRMYQRLKHGHRNVLVAIVDRGLVNFMRFGEGAFGEERLFERFDNRGGQRGGKKTGRGGGRGRGRGRGRGRGRGR is encoded by the coding sequence ATGGCttttgacgacgacgataatCCCCATGCCTTAGCACAACCAGCTGGTGGTGCCAACGGAGCTGCGACAGAAGATGCCGACGAAGACGCGCCCGACTACAAGCTGTTCCTGTCCATGTTCGACAAACATGGCGTCTCAAGTAAAGCTATTCGTAAGGGCGAGAAGGATTTTGAGTCGCATGGCACCCGTGCGCAGGATGGTCTTCTCGAGGCGAGTCGTCAGGTCATGGATAATGTCCTTGGCTACACGAGAATACATCGTGAAGATGCTTGGGTTCGAGGGTGGTGTTTTCCAGACTGGTGGGCTGAGATGGATCAGGCTGGTGAGAAAGAGGGACTATGGCTGCACGACAGAGTTGTCATGATCGAGCATGAGCGCGGCACTTGGCAAAAGGACATCGGAAGAGCGATACCGGGCAAGATCGAGCGTCTGGGTACGGGACGACTTTGGCTGTTGCCCGAAGAGGCTATTTATCTGGTTGAAAGAGGGACCATGGATCTATGGTGGCCCAATCGACAGTTGGAAGACATACTCCCTAATGCCGATGGTAAAATCAAGACAGGCATGGGTCCTGATGACTACGACGTCGGGCTTCCTCTGAGTCTCGAAGCAGCATACTCACTTTTTATCGGCAATGAAGGCGAGAGAGGCAAACTCACTTTGCCTCAATATCAAGTCTACTCGCACCTCAAGCGCGCGGGCTTCTACGTTCTTCGCGCGCCCCCTTATGAAGCACACACGCCAACACCCCAGTCCAAGACGCTATGGCAATGGatgttttctttctttggCTCAGAGACACAGATAACAAAACGAAATCCTTCTGGACCTCTTGTTCAGCCGGGACTATACCGCGCGTACAGACCTATCTACGACCAGCTTGCCCTGCTCCCCAGGCACAAGCCATTGCCTTCACCTCCCGTGGTCCATCCTGCCGAGGATCCGTACAGAGTCTTCTTCCACGTATGGAAATCAGGCGGTCCTCccttctccaagaagaacCCCCCGCCGCCCAACTTCCGCATCGCAGTTGTCGATGCCGGCGACACATGTGTACCTACACTCGAGGAGATCGAGGCGCTTTTAGAATCAACACCTCACGACCCACCCAACGAGAGCTGGGAGGGTCCTGGTCGAATGTACCAGCGATTAAAGCACGGTCACCGCAACGTCCTGGTTGCGATTGTGGATCGCGGTCTCGTGAACTTTATGAGATTTGGCGAGGGGGCGTTTGGGGAGGAAAGACTGTTTGAGAGGTTTGACAATAGGGGCGGGCAGAGGGGCGGCAAGAAAACGGGCCGTGGTGGAGGCAGGGGACGAGGTAGGGGCAGAGGTCGTGGTCGcggacgaggacgatga
- a CDS encoding hypothetical protein (BUSCO:25180at5125), translating into MAAPASVRVSGPPNSSFLVGYPGISATLPRIEGKVEIRPGQGFSMPVPVSLVRICLQRRETIHPDADSIAKRHLGAPRRETTDLVGKEQLLFRCSSGKEAERIIAMDLPFVLFIPYGRGGEESNRRIPPASLQLPSRTAETYYELVVTVQQGHSNQYKYTFPIPLQRYDTLSTFGMYNKPESKLVTNDNIVHLGINLPRWSYGPSDPITVYIKLSPNLDWLSKAKRVTIDKITLTVEEEITYNPEGDEPSKKINKISRQVQVVKTKMPEAGYATNVGLVFPSKDLRDPDGVVKRGKPQFPLYEVTSFTTTSTLYKIEFYLVIKVNLSGARDVTIRQPIVICPLDQQACKEEMDAIEQAAKDASHVDPNNPMLPAPTVILANDRDSLRALGLCMVGGQKKPFIE; encoded by the exons ATGGCAGCTCCTGCGAGTGTGAGGGTCTCGGGGCCCCCAAATAGTAGCTTTCTCGTGGGCTATCCTGGTATTTCAGCGACTCTG CCGCGCATCGAAGGGAAAGTCGAAATACGCCCTGGCCAGGGCTTTTCAATGCCTGTGCCCGTCTCTCTCGTTCGAATATGTCTACAGCGCCGAGAAACGATACATCCTGATGCCGACAGCATTGCGAAACGACATTTAGGCGCTCCTCGCCGCGAAACGACGGACCTGGTCGGCAAAGAGCAGCTTCTTTTTCGGTGTTCTTCTGGGAAAGAGGCCGAGAGAATTATCGCTATGGATTTGCCCTTCGTTCTCTTTATACCTTATGGCCGTGGTGGCGAGGAGTCAAATCGACGGATTCCTCCTGCGTCCCTTCAGCTACCTAGTCGAACCGCCGAAACATACTACGAGCTCGTCGTCACGGTTCAACAAGGTCACAGCAATCAGTACAAATATACTTTCCCGATACCGTTACAACGCTACGATACCCTTTCAACATTCGGTATGTACAACAAGCCCGAATCCAAGCTTGTCACCAACGACAATATCGTACACCTCGGCATCAACCTACCACGATGGAGCTACGGGCCTAGCGACCCTATTACAGTATATATCAAATTATCACCCAACCTTGACTGGCTAAGTAAAGCCAAGCGCGTGACAATCGACAAGATCACTTTGACTGTTGAGGAGGAAATCACGTATAATCCCGAAGGTGATGAGCCCTCAaagaagatcaacaagatctCAAGACAAGTGCAAGTGGTCAAGACGAAAATGCCAGAGGCCGGATACGCTACCAACGTTGGACTGGTGTTCCCTTCTAAAGATTTACGGGATCCGGATGGCGTTGTCAAGCGAGGCAAACCTCAATTCCCCCTTTATGAAGTTACGTCTTTTACTACGACTTCGACGCTCTACAAAATCGAATTCTACTTGGTCATCAAG GTTAATCTAAGTGGTGCTCGAGATGTCACGATACGCCAGCCAATTGTTATTTGTCCACTCGATCAACAAGCCTGTAaggaggaaatggatgcCATTGAACAAGCCGCAAAAGACGCCTCCCATGTTGACCCCAACAACCCAATGCTCCCGGCACCGACTGTTATCCTCGCTAACGACCGTGATTCGCTACGAGCATTAGGGCTCTGTATGGTGGGAGGGCAGAAGAAACCATTCATTGAGTGA